ATGATGTGTTAAAATCTTTAAAGCATAGTCGCTAATAGCACTTATAGCAGCGTAGCGAAGCGGTCATACATCGCTATCTGATTTTGGCGCCTCCATAGCGAGTAAATAGCGGGATTTCAGGCTTTTTTTGGGTTTAATATAAATAGCTAGTTTTTGGTTAAATATGCACATAGAAACACCGTATTTGgatataatatacaaataaaatatttctaaaattttctATCGCTATACGCTAAACATAAAATAGCGCTcgctatttcatcgctatcgctGCGTAGCGTATAGGTTGCTTCTTGCTATATGCTTTAAAGTCAAATTAGGATAATAACATTCATGTTGTCGTTTTCTGAAACTTTTAGTGTATAAGCGGGGTGTTAGCTCAACAATTTTGATTTAGAGGTTTGAAGGGGCAGGGGAGCTTGGAATGAAGGACAAAATGGATTTCCATCATAGTTATCAAAGGCGCTAGGCGCAAAAAAGCGAGGGCTAGAGAAAAAAGAGCGCACTTAAGTGAAAAAATTATAAAGTATTTTATATGTATTAGAATTATACTGTTCTTCAAGTAAACTAAACAAAAGCTATCATATAACATTTAATGTTAGATTATCATCTAATTAGTACAAAAAGTTCTAAAATAGTGAAGATTCAAATGTAATTCCAAAACTTGAAAGTTGGAAAGTTCTAAACTGGATCAGAAATCTAGGTGAAAGTTTTTTAATTCGGTAACTGTGGAGAAGATCAATAATTTTACATCAGATGATAACCAAAAAAAAGAATAAATCGGTATTTAGTGCACCTAGAGAGCTAAAGCGAGCATCTAGGAACTAAAAGCGCAATTAATGAGTCTCGCCTGGAATATGGGCCTAGTCGCATGAAGCGAGGGCTTCTAATAACTCTGGTTTGTATCTCAACTTATTTGTATTGtatttttaatttgttttgttcTCTGCGGTTATGAATGGAAGGAATCTAAGTCTGCAAATTGCCAGAAAGAGAATTCTTTCCTTATCAAGATTATTCTATTTGGATTAATGGTTTATTTGAtaattttctttcttttgttcAGGTAGAAGGAGACATTGTTGCAATTAAAGTAGATCCTTTTTCATCTTGGACAAAGATGAAAGGGTCAAGTGCAGTGGAGGACAGTTACGTAAACGATAGGGTTCAAAGTGAAGATGTCGGTCAAGAGCTAATTGAAAATAACCATCCAGCTGCTTGTTCTTCTAGTGAAAGAAGAGAAGCCATACCTCTAGTAGAAAAGTTGTGCGCTACGATAAATTCATTTCCAACAAAACGGCCAACAGGTAGAGTTGTGGGTATCATTGAAACGTCTCCCCGGAGGAAGTCTATTGTTGGTTTTCTTAGAATAAAGCCATGGTTATTTAACTGGAAGAAAGACACCAAGAAATCTAGACTTGTATTATTATCTCCAAAACGTGACTACATCCAACTTGTATCCACTGATCCAAAGTTTCCTAAAATGATGGTGGCCGTGAAAACGTTGCCAAACAGCATTATGGAAAGGTTAGACAACTGTGACTTAACACTTGAAATGGACCTCATTGCTGCAGAAATCGTTGAATGGAATGAAGAGTATGATAGTCCATTAGCTCATGTTATTCACAATTTTGGAAGAGGTGGAGAGGCAGAGTCACAGATTTCCGCCATTTTATTTCAAAACGAAATTAATACTTCTGACTTCACTCCCGATGCAATTTCTTGTATACCTCATGTTCCTTGGAGAATACCCGAAGAGGAATTTCACCGTAGAATAGATTTAAGGAACCTGTGCGCATTTACAATTGACCCCGCCACTGCATCCGATCTTGATGATGCTCTTTCAGTTGAAAGGTTACCAAATGATATTTACAGAGTAGGTGTTCATATTGCAGATGTATCATATTTTGTTCCGCCACACACTGCTTTGGATGAAGAAGCACAAATCCGATCCACAAGTGTGTATTTAAAGCATTATAAGTTACCGATGCTGCCATCGTTGCTTGGTGACAAATTAGGCTCGCTTATTCCCGGGGTGGAAAGACTTGCCTTTTCCATAATATGGGATATTAATCGTGATGGGGAGGTTCTAGATCGTTGGATCGGTCGTACCATTATGCAATCTTGTTGTAAGCTCTCGTATGAACATGCTCAAGACATTATTGATGGTACTTTGAACGTTGAGGGGCTCCAACTGCATGGGAATTTCACATGGTCGGATGTGGTTACCTCTGTATGCACTCTTGATGAGTTATctaaagttttgaaagaaaataggTACAAAGATGGTGCTTTGTCTCTTGAAAACGCTAGAACCGATTTCTTGTTTGATCAAGATGGCATCCCGTATGATATTGTTTTCACCGGAAGGAAGAAATCCAACTTTCTTGTTGAAGAATTTATGCTTTTGGCTAATACGACAGCTGCTCAAGTAATAACTAGGGCTTACCCTTCTTGTGCATTGTTAAGAAGACATCCCGAACCTAATGTGTCAAAGCTTAGAGATCTCGAATCTTTTTGCAGTAAACATGGTTTACAGTTGAACGCTTCTAGTTCCAGTGAGCTAAATCAATCTTTGGAGAGAATACGGCACGAATTGAAGGACGATTCCGTCTTTTTTGACGTTCTTATGAACTATGCTACAAAGCCAATGCAATTGGCAACTTATTTCTGCAGCGGGGACGTGATAGATAACGGTAAAGATTGGGGTCATTACGCATTGGCGGTCCCGCTTTACACACACTTCACTTCTCCATTAAGACGTTACGCTGATATTGTTGTGCATCGGACATTGGCTGCGACATTGGAAGCAGAAGTCATGTTGGACTTGAACGAGAAGAAATTGGCTAAAAGATGCTTTACGGGCTTGCGTTTCAATAAAGAAGAAGTGGAAAGTTTTGACGCTCAAAAGGCGTTGGCGTATGCAGCAATGAAATATGTTGTTCCGGGCACAGATGTACTTGCTGATGTTGCCGCCTATTGCAATGCAAGAAAACTGGCCAGTAGGCATGTAAAGGATGCTACTGATAAACTATATATGTGGCTGTTGCTGAGGAACAAGGAGGTAACATATTGTTGACTTTAACTCACTTTTCTGTTTGTTTTACTTGCTTTTCTGCAACTGGATAGCTTTAGCCGTTCAGTAAATGTGAGAAATTGAGTGGGTCGTGGGTTAAGCTAAAAGGGGTAGTTTTTTAGTAATTGAATGGAAAAGGTTGACTTGTGTGGAACATGATCACAAAAAGTATGTTATTTTAATAATAAGATAGTTTTTATCAAGATGATATAGGAAGTTTTTATGCATTAAAAATACACCATTGGTGACTTTTGACCTATTTAGCCAATTTCCTCGTTTGCAGTTTTTTTAAATTTACCCTTCCAACCTGTTTTATGCATTGATAAAGTAACCTAAATCAACATATCCATAAGTAAAGGGGCTTAAGTTGCCATCTAATGCTCAGCTTTTCGTAGTTTTATTATTCTATTGAGTAAGTTACATGGATGGTCtttgtggtttaccaaaattttggatttggtccctagctttccaaaagtacaggatggtccctgtggtttgcactttgtaatgcaCTATGCAGTTAATCTCGGCGATATCTCGGTTATCGGCCCCTCACCAAAATATCGGTTTCCGATATCGGTCATATATCGGTCAACGATAATATCGGCGGTCGACGCCGAAATATCGGCCGATATCTTGCAAAACCGTATCGGTCGTCTCGGCGTTATCTCGTTTGGGCcaattttgtataaaaaaaattctGGATTTCAGCAAAAAAACGAAGGTAAAACGCTGCTGGGCCAATTTTGTATAAAAAATCTGGATTTCAGCAAAAAAACGAAGTTAAATATGGTGTAAAAACTGCCTCACGCGGTACC
This genomic stretch from Helianthus annuus cultivar XRQ/B chromosome 8, HanXRQr2.0-SUNRISE, whole genome shotgun sequence harbors:
- the LOC110873267 gene encoding DIS3-like exonuclease 2 gives rise to the protein MTHNQPDQRKHFASHWSMEAIHAALEKGDVFKSMFRVNAHNRIEAYCKIDGLPVDVLISGFPSQNRAVEGDIVAIKVDPFSSWTKMKGSSAVEDSYVNDRVQSEDVGQELIENNHPAACSSSERREAIPLVEKLCATINSFPTKRPTGRVVGIIETSPRRKSIVGFLRIKPWLFNWKKDTKKSRLVLLSPKRDYIQLVSTDPKFPKMMVAVKTLPNSIMERLDNCDLTLEMDLIAAEIVEWNEEYDSPLAHVIHNFGRGGEAESQISAILFQNEINTSDFTPDAISCIPHVPWRIPEEEFHRRIDLRNLCAFTIDPATASDLDDALSVERLPNDIYRVGVHIADVSYFVPPHTALDEEAQIRSTSVYLKHYKLPMLPSLLGDKLGSLIPGVERLAFSIIWDINRDGEVLDRWIGRTIMQSCCKLSYEHAQDIIDGTLNVEGLQLHGNFTWSDVVTSVCTLDELSKVLKENRYKDGALSLENARTDFLFDQDGIPYDIVFTGRKKSNFLVEEFMLLANTTAAQVITRAYPSCALLRRHPEPNVSKLRDLESFCSKHGLQLNASSSSELNQSLERIRHELKDDSVFFDVLMNYATKPMQLATYFCSGDVIDNGKDWGHYALAVPLYTHFTSPLRRYADIVVHRTLAATLEAEVMLDLNEKKLAKRCFTGLRFNKEEVESFDAQKALAYAAMKYVVPGTDVLADVAAYCNARKLASRHVKDATDKLYMWLLLRNKEVFLSEARVLGLGPRFMSIYVTKLAIERRIYYDEVEGLTAEWLDATSTLVLNYHPNNRSHKKGSSCKFKAIDEVAMLTFPYSNMVSSKNPDIEPAVFPLVLHILSTVPVALHPIGGDDGPIDIGARLCMSSYFC